The proteins below are encoded in one region of Saccopteryx leptura isolate mSacLep1 chromosome 1, mSacLep1_pri_phased_curated, whole genome shotgun sequence:
- the RPL3 gene encoding large ribosomal subunit protein uL3 gives MSHRKFSAPRHGSLGFLPRKRSSRHRGKVKSFPKDDSSKPVHLTAFLGYKAGMTHIVREVDRPGSKVNKKEVVEAVTIVETPPMVIVGIVGYVETPRGLRTFKTIFAEHISDECKRRFYKNWHKSKKKAFTKYCKKWQDDDGKKQLEKDFNSMKKYCQVIRVIAHTQMRLLPLRQKKAHLMEVQVNGGTVAEKLDWAREKLEQQVPVNQVFGQDEMIDVIGVTKGKGYKGVTSRWHTKKLPRKTHRGLRKVACIGAWHPARVAFSVARAGQKGYHHRTEINKKIYKIGQGYLIKDGKLIKNNASTDYDLSDKSINPLGGFVHYGEVTNDFVMLKGCVVGTKKRVLTLRKSLLVQTKRRALEKIDLKFIDTTSKFGHGRFQTVEEKKAFMGPLKKDRIAKEEGA, from the exons ATG TCTCACAGGAAGTTCTCAGCTCCCAGGCATGGATCCCTGGGCTTCTTACCTCGGAAACGCAGCAGCCGGCACCGCGGGAAGGTGAAGAGCTTCCCCAAGGATGACTCCTCTAAGCCTGTCCACCTCACAGCCTTCCTGGGCTACAAGGCTGGCATGACCCACATCGTGCGGGAGGTCGATAGGCCAGGATCCA AGGTGAACAAGAAAGAAGTCGTGGAGGCTGTGACCATTGTGGAGACACCGCCCATGGTGATTGTGGGCATTGTGGGCTATGTGGAAACCCCTCGAGGCCTCCGTACTTTCAAAACCATCTTTGCTGAGCATATCAGTGATGAGTGCAAAAGGCGCTTCTATAAGAACTG GCATAAATCTAAGAAGAAGGCCTTCACCAAATACTGCAAGAAATGGCAGGATGATGATGGCAAGAAGCAGCTGGAGAAGGACTTCAACAGCATGAAGAAGTACTGCCAGGTCATCCGCGTCATCGCGCACACCCAG ATGCGTCTGCTTCCTCTGCGCCAGAAGAAGGCCCACCTCATGGAGGTCCAAGTGAATGGAGGCACAGTGGCCGAAAAACTGGACTGGGCCCGTGAGAAACTAGAGCAGCAGGTCCCTGTTAACCAGGTGTTCGGACAGGACGAGATGATAGATGTCATTGGGGTGACCAAGGGCAAAGGCTACAAAG GGGTCACCAGCCGCTGGCACACCAAGAAGCTGCCCCGCAAGACCCATCGAGGGCTGCGCAAGGTTGCCTGTATTGGGGCATGGCATCCTGCCCGGGTGGCCTTCTCCGTGGCCCGGGCTGGGCAGAAAGGCTACCATCATCGCACCGAGATCAATAAGAAG ATCTATAAGATTGGCCAGGGTTACCTCATCAAAGATGGCAAACTGATCAAGAACAATGCCTCCACTGATTATGACCTGTCTGACAAGAGCATCAATCCTCTG GGTGGCTTTGTCCACTATGGTGAAGTGACCAATGACTTTGTCATGCTGAAAGGCTGTGTGGTGGGAACTAAGAAGCGAGTGCTCACCCTCCGCAAG TCCTTGCTGGTGCAGACCAAACGGCGGGCCCTGGAGAAGATTGACCTTAAGTTTATTGACACCACCTCCAAGTTTGGCCATGGCCGCTTCCAGACAGTGGAAGAGAAGAAGGCGTTCATG GGACCACTTAAGAAAGACCGAATTGCAAAGGAAGAAGGAGCCTAA